The DNA window CGTCAATATCTCCTCTTCTAGGCCAATTTGGTGAGGGAAGACAATCTGCCACTTCCCATGCTGCCTCAGAAGGAAGAGTACTGTACTGATTCACCCTTTCCACGGCGACCATGTCATTTTCTATCATACAGGTCATTGAAATTGTATAGTACACCAGTGAATTGAGAGATAGACCATACGAAAGGGACATGCCGACAAACTCTACATCAGAAACAGTACAAATCAATGAAGTGATCTTTTGAAGGTCACAAAGGATTAAACTGATAACATATATTAGCAAGTCTTTTAATATAATTGATCATTAAGAGACTGCTGTATTTATCCTCAACCATACAAACAAGTAGCTACCGTTCTGCGAAAATATGGAAGTTTGCATCTAACATAAATTTGCGCTTGATCTTTGCTAATGACACAGAACTATCCATAAAGCGCTATATCTCAAATTTAGACATCTATAGATTCACAACAACCCATGCTATCCCATTCTACCCAGTGATAAATTCACTAAGAATCATTCATTTAATTCTATATCTTCCAGATGATGACTGGTATACTTTCTAATATAACTACTATGCTTAGCACAAGACTCTTTTTTCCTTAACAGTTCAAAATTGTGTTCAAGGGAACAAGCCAATTTATACGTAAGATGTAGACAACATAACATCAGGAGTCAACAATTCGAGTCTCTTCTACCAAATGGGACCCGTATAAATACTTGGTGCAACAATATTTTAAGAATACCTTTCTTGATGAAATTGCTAGGCAAGCTGATCATAAGAAAAGCAGTTATAGACAGTAGAAGTGTGCCAATCAACTCCAGGCGAAAACCCAGCCACTCATTAGCTCCATAATTATGAAAAGACATGCGCAAATTCGAATTGATTCTGTCCAAGTTTATTTGGTAAAACTCATCCTCCTTCCCAAAGCACCTTACAGTTGGAGCACCCAAAAAGGTTTCTGAGAAGTGATCAATAACAGGTGCCCTTGTTACTCCTTGAAGACGAGTTAACTCTCGAGATGTTGCGATGTAACAATTCTGAAAAACATGAAGAAATGAAAGCAatcaaatttattattataaTTCAATTATGGCAGTTATATGATGCTAAGTAGTACAAAAAAAGATTTCAGTTCTCTGATATGCATGGTTGTAGCTGGATCATACCCGGTACCAAATGTTTAAAAGCACTAGTGGAAGTACTGCTATGACTGACGGCCATGCAACCTGGCAGGTAACAGCAATGCTGCTCACCACGGAAATGCACATTGATGTAGCAAAACCAACATAGAATACAAGGGCAGTGTCAATTTTCATTTGGTCTGCTGATGCCTGAAAAAATAGAGCAGCAATAGTTCAGAAAATGATTGTGCACGTGTTGTGAAACAAATTAAATTCTACTCCTACACAAGACATACCCGGCTTAGTATTCTCCCAGAAGGAGTGGTGTCAAAAAATGACATTGGAGCCCGTAGAATGCTGTCAAACATCTTGTTAAAGAAGACCTGGGCTGACTTAAACCCCAAGAATGTCACGAAAAGAGTACTGATCGCATCACATACAATTGAAGCAGCAACTATCGAAACGTAAACACCAAGAAAAACAGAAGTGTCAAATATTGTGCCCCCAGATGTTTCATATGAGAGCCAGTAGTTACTAGCCATACTGGAGCCTTCCGACAGAACTGATACAGCTAAAATGACCAGAACTCCCCACCAACCCCAAGCTTCTGTTATGTATAGCTTGTACACTTGCCAACTTACTCGGCCactctccttttcctcttcctcgATCAGTTTAGATGAACCTGCTTCTTTGCTTGGTGCAACACTGGTACCTCCATTTTCATTACTAGAATTGGACTTGACAGGAGATTTTGCTGGTATGGTGGTGTCCTGAGAATACTCAGTGGTCTGATCATGGGACACTTGCTCTGCTGCCCCTGGAACCTCCATTGAACTATGGTGAGCAGTAACAAGAACTGAAAAATCTGAGCATGATGTTAGTAGCTGGTTGTAGCTCCCAGACTGAATGACTACCCCATCTTTCATTACCTGCTCAAACAagttaatattgtttaatttgtATTATGTGTAAATGATATCAGACCATGGTGCATTTATCATCATATCATAAACATGGCATATGCTGATATCTAAActaaacttagaaaaaaatgcaaagaaaaataattcttGTCCCTACTCCTAGAATAAAAAACAAAGCCAGTGCTACAGTGCTACTGGTATTGCTCAATATGGCTAAACGATTCATAATATGTCAGAGTTCATTTCTGCAGCAAAAACATATTTACTACTCTATTTCCTCCAAATGTAACAAGTACAGTTTGAGAATAGAACTTACGAATACTGTATCCACATTCTTTAAGAAATCCACTTGGTGAGTCACAAGCAAAACTGTCTTCTTCTTGAGTATACCTTTCAGACATTCCTGCAGAAAAAAAGGTAACCATTAGAGTACTACTTAAAAACTGGGTTAACACTACCTACAGTCCATACTTGTTTTCAGAATTTTCTTTCGAGACATCATAGTAATAAGAAAACCATTGGAAAGCAATTAATATTGGAAAATTAAGTAGGTcactagtctttttttttttgaggggaaacTAGTCCATTTGGTTGTAAACTGAATTTCACATCATCAACCTTTGTAGCCATTCCTACTAAAAAATTACAGGTTGTAATACAAGGTTCCTTTTAGTTTACCATAACAAATGAATAAATAAAAGATGGAAGAAAGTTTCTTGAAacagaaaggaaaaggaaagagcGCTAAAATTTTCCTTCGCTTTCTTCTAGACAAATccaacagaaaaaagaaaattgataAATAGGTAAACTAAATGGGATCTgaattatgcaaatataaaatcatATTGGTGAGGAAAACTCTAAAAGCATtttaatcaatatttttttaatattccgTTTATGTAGAAAAACAGAAAGATGCCGTGAGGGCTTGATTCACAGCATGATAACTACCATGCCGAAAGCCAGATGGCATTGCTTGAtgttgaaatttattttataattttacaagaatgacttttcctcttttctttcaaAGAATTCGACCTTccatatttgatattttctcatttattttaCCTTTCAGCTTTCACTAGACATCCTGTAAATCTTCATTACAAGTTCCTTCCACAGGTTCATTTTCACTTGTGGTTATTTTGCATTTGTTCTGAATTTAAATCAACTCAATGAAATAGCTAAACACCACAAGAACACAAAAGAAATAAATGTGAATTTACCTTGAAGATAGCTGAACCAGTATGAGCATCAACTGCACTAAAGATATCATCAAGCAGATATATATCACAATCTTGATAAACTGCTCTAGCAAGCTGGATGCGTTGTTTCTGGCCACCACTGAGGTTGATCCCCCTCTCTCCTATTTCAGTCTTGTCTCCAAACTCCATCATTTCTAAATCTTTCTCTAAGCAACAAGCATGTATGACTTCTCTGTACCTCTCTGAATGCATTGGTTGTCCAAATAAAATGTTCTCTTGAATGGTTCCATTTTGGATCCAAGCTGTCTGAGCAACACAAGCTGTGCTCCCACATATGCTAACCTGTATCAAATACGAAACGATAACACAGTTATTATCAGATAAAAAGTAGGAAAATAACTTGGAAAAGGTAgcgacagaaaaaaaaaagaaatagctTGAAGAAATTGGCAACAACTGGTATGCTAATAGATAAGCATATGTAATGAGCTCAGTCGCAATATTCAGAATTATTGATGCATGAATGCCATACTGGTATTTTATTCTGAATAGTACATAAGTATGGTCTCAACATTTAGATTTATTGATATACTACTTCTGATAAGATCAGCTACAAAGTATGCAAAGTGCGAAGAAAGAGTCTCACAAAAAATGGTGTGAATAAATGAATCACATCAAAACTACCATCTGGGACGATAGATAAGTAAAATATAGGAATTCAAGATGCAAGGAGGGGAAGGCATGAGACCTCAAGTTTGTTTGAATCCAAATATCTATGGAGAACGGACTGTGTATAGTAACGGAAACTGACAGCAGCCAGTTTGAATCAATGGTGGCTAGTGGGTCTGCTGTGGCTAGCAAGAGGAATTGAAAGTGAAATGGACAACATATGTGGAGATTGATGGCAACTGGTGTGAATCGACGGTGGCCGACAAGGTTGCTGCCGTTAGCAAGAGGAACAGATAGACAACGGACGGTGCAAATCAGTGGTGGATGATGCAGATTGGTGGACAGCGAAGGGGATTGACCGTGTGGTTTCCCTTGTTCGATGCCTGTTTGACAAGTTCACCTTCAGCCTTTTTCCAGAGGGTAGTTTGTTCATAATTAACAGAGATAGACACCCCTCAAGTGTGCAGTTGTGCACAAGTGGCACATAAAGGAACAGTGCAAATCTTCAATGATATTAAAGTGTTCTTTCAACTTTTAGTGATGCAAATCTAAAATCACATGACAATTTCTCCAATGGCTGAATACAAAGAATCCCAAACAAGGAAGGCCAAACGCAAATTGAGTGAACCAGGCAGGTTTATGTCAAACTAATTTCTGGGGAAATAATCCCACAATCTGCCGTGAGCTTACCAAAAAAGGAGCTAAACTAAAGAATCTTATATACAGAATTAAAGGAACAAATAGCTTTTACATCAGCTGGATTTTATTGGCTTCCGTAAAACTGTCAAGAGAGATTtgaattattttgttgtgatagTAAACACTTGAATTCACATTTTCTTATCAGAATAGAATGTTAATTATTCCTTAATCACATGCCAAGAATTTGAGATATGTACACTCACCGTGCCGGAAACCTTGTGCATTTCTCCCATAATGCAGGACAGCAGTGACGACTTGCCAGAGCCCACTGTCCCAACCACCGCAGCTAGCTCACCCTTCCTCACCTCCACCTCAATCCCCTTCAGCACCATCTCCATCTCTGGCCCCTCCTCTCGGCCATTCTCCGTACCATGGCCCTGCCGGGCATCCTCTGCACCATCAACTGGCACATCCCAAGCAAACACTCCATTCTGTACTTTCACCGCTGCTGCATCACCGGCGCTACTATCAATGCGCTCCACAGCCGTGTTGTCAATCTCAGCATCAGACAGGAACTTGTTCAGCCTGCCAAGTGACACAAACGCTTGCATACACATCACGATCGTCTGCGGGAAGTTGTGCATAGGTCCCTCGAGCATTGAGAAGAATGCGGTGGCCGTGAACACCTTCCCGGCATCTAGCTCTCCTCCGGTGGCGAGGTAGGTCCCAAAGACCAGCACAGTCATGGCGAGTGGGCCGCTGGAGAACACGACATTGTTGGCGCACATGAAGAGTACAATCTTGGTCAACCACCCCATCTCAGTCTGCCTGAGTTCTCGCACCTTGCCACCGAATTTCTCCTCCCAGGCCTGCAGCTTGATGACACGCATGTGGTTCAGCATCTCGGTGATGGCCTTGATGCGGCTGTCGCGGACGCCGAGGAACTTGAGCTGGTAGGCCAAGTTGAGCTTGTTGGCGAACGCGGTGATCACGGTGACCGCTGTGATCACGGCGAGCGTCATGAGCACGGAGGGGCCGAGGTAGGCGTACAGCAGGACAAGCGCCACCACGATCTGCAGCGGCATCAGCCAAAGGCCGTGGAGACCGTGCATGGCGTAGGACACCGTCCCGGCGTCCACCTGCATGTAGTTGACGATGGCGCCCGAGCcgtgcgcgcggcgcgcgccggtGGACAGACGCAGCGACTTGCGGTACAGCGCCGTGAGCAGCGCGCCGCGGATGCGCATCCCCAGCAGCTGCCCCTGGAAGTTGTAGTGGTGCGAGGCCAGCGTCTGCACCGCCTTGCCGGCGACGAGGATGGCGACAAGCCGGAGGCCCTCCCACGTCGTGCCGCCATGGCTGATGAAGTCGACGAAATGGTTGATGAGCGACGGGCCAACGTACATGGCGGCGAGGCGCACAAGGCCGAGCCCCGCCGTCAATAGGACGCGCGGCCAGAAGGACAGCCACAGCGCGACGCCCACCGGGTAGCGCGACCCCTGCGCCGGCCAGTTGGACACGAACCGAGCGTACGACGCCTCGGCGCGGTGGGCCGGCCACACCGGCGggacgtcgtcggcggcgagcgagtCGCTGGCGTACCCCTTGGAGACCAGTGGATTGATCCAACTGAACGTCGCGCGCGACAGCCACGACGCCGCGTCGTACGGCGTAGAGGGCTCCGCCGCGGTGGTGACGTCAGCGAGTTCGCCTTCGCACGTACCTGCGAcctcggcggaggaggcggtgatGGCTACATACACCAGAGGCAGCGAGAGGGCGAGGCCGGCGAAGGCGAGGGGGTCGTCGGGGAAAAGCAGCGAATCCACGGCCCAGCGAACCACGGCCGAAGCGGAGAAGAGCGCGCCGACGAGGGCCGTCACGACCCAAAACACGCGGAGCTGCAGAGGGAGGGCGCCACCGGCCGCTCCCCTCCGCAACGCGACGGTCCACGCCGCCACGGCGTGCGCGACGAAGTGGACGGCGAGGAAGGCGGATTCCCAAGCCCTCCATTCCGTGTTCGGCAGGAGGAACAACGCGAGCGCGAGGAGgatggccgacgccgccgcgaacACCCCCGACGCCCCGAGCGCGACCGCGACCCGGAAAGGCCTTCCCGACGCCCGAGGCTTCGGCAGAAGCGCCTCCCGTTCGGGACCatccccagcgccgccgccaccgccgccgcggggacgggcgaggaagacgagggacgcgacgacgaagacgaggtCGACGGCGCCGAGGAGCGCGCGCTGCGGGCAGGGCGAGAGGAAGAGGAACGCGAGCAGGTCGGGGAAGGAACCACCTGACGGCAGCGAGCACGCCGTGGTGGCCATCCACCCCGGGAGGAGGAGAGCCATGTCGACTCGGTCTCAGTGTCGCTCGCCGACGGCGAACATTTGGGTTTGGGCGGAGACGC is part of the Oryza glaberrima chromosome 4, OglaRS2, whole genome shotgun sequence genome and encodes:
- the LOC127772112 gene encoding ABC transporter C family member 4-like, which produces MALLLPGWMATTACSLPSGGSFPDLLAFLFLSPCPQRALLGAVDLVFVVASLVFLARPRGGGGGGAGDGPEREALLPKPRASGRPFRVAVALGASGVFAAASAILLALALFLLPNTEWRAWESAFLAVHFVAHAVAAWTVALRRGAAGGALPLQLRVFWVVTALVGALFSASAVVRWAVDSLLFPDDPLAFAGLALSLPLVYVAITASSAEVAGTCEGELADVTTAAEPSTPYDAASWLSRATFSWINPLVSKGYASDSLAADDVPPVWPAHRAEASYARFVSNWPAQGSRYPVGVALWLSFWPRVLLTAGLGLVRLAAMYVGPSLINHFVDFISHGGTTWEGLRLVAILVAGKAVQTLASHHYNFQGQLLGMRIRGALLTALYRKSLRLSTGARRAHGSGAIVNYMQVDAGTVSYAMHGLHGLWLMPLQIVVALVLLYAYLGPSVLMTLAVITAVTVITAFANKLNLAYQLKFLGVRDSRIKAITEMLNHMRVIKLQAWEEKFGGKVRELRQTEMGWLTKIVLFMCANNVVFSSGPLAMTVLVFGTYLATGGELDAGKVFTATAFFSMLEGPMHNFPQTIVMCMQAFVSLGRLNKFLSDAEIDNTAVERIDSSAGDAAAVKVQNGVFAWDVPVDGAEDARQGHGTENGREEGPEMEMVLKGIEVEVRKGELAAVVGTVGSGKSSLLSCIMGEMHKVSGTVSICGSTACVAQTAWIQNGTIQENILFGQPMHSERYREVIHACCLEKDLEMMEFGDKTEIGERGINLSGGQKQRIQLARAVYQDCDIYLLDDIFSAVDAHTGSAIFKECLKGILKKKTVLLVTHQVDFLKNVDTVFVMKDGVVIQSGSYNQLLTSCSDFSVLVTAHHSSMEVPGAAEQVSHDQTTEYSQDTTIPAKSPVKSNSSNENGGTSVAPSKEAGSSKLIEEEEKESGRVSWQVYKLYITEAWGWWGVLVILAVSVLSEGSSMASNYWLSYETSGGTIFDTSVFLGVYVSIVAASIVCDAISTLFVTFLGFKSAQVFFNKMFDSILRAPMSFFDTTPSGRILSRASADQMKIDTALVFYVGFATSMCISVVSSIAVTCQVAWPSVIAVLPLVLLNIWYRNCYIATSRELTRLQGVTRAPVIDHFSETFLGAPTVRCFGKEDEFYQINLDRINSNLRMSFHNYGANEWLGFRLELIGTLLLSITAFLMISLPSNFIKKEFVGMSLSYGLSLNSLVYYTISMTCMIENDMVAVERVNQYSTLPSEAAWEVADCLPSPNWPRRGDIDVKDLKVRYRSNTPLILKGITISINSGEKIGVVGRTGSGKSTLVQALFRLVEPVEGHIIVDGVDIGTLGLHDLRSRFGVIPQEPVLFEGTIRSNIDPIGRYSEDEIWQALERCQLKDIVAAKPEKLDALVADMGENWSVGQKQLLCFGRVILKRSRILFMDEATASVDCQTDATIQRIIREEFTDCTIISIAHRIPTVMDSDRVLVLDAGLVKEFDEPSKLMGRPSLFRAMVQEYANRSYSTEASD